One Setaria viridis chromosome 7, Setaria_viridis_v4.0, whole genome shotgun sequence genomic region harbors:
- the LOC140223291 gene encoding uncharacterized protein: MKRDGNIASLFQKHEAKRKAATAATTSNRSSDPVVPVVEEQTRERVVEEIETHILAPPPPPPPQPSSVPPVYDINRLPQDPGERRPILSYPTNDQDAIRRAYITKGPFKPFAHDFSKTKISGINRQFNYCWMYNHEWIEYSIKKDAVFCFICYLFKKGTGSEAFTVDGWNNWYIGEKALLKHLGSKSHIAAQERYIGFTNPKVAIDYNIQKWSDEDLRLYKKRLTYSLRCIKFLLHQGLAFRGHDESKESSNRGNFIELLKFLAGNSEEVNKYVLENAPGNCTLTSPDIQKQIIHCCALETRKKIIEELGDEPYAILADESSDISHKEQLALCLRYVDKLGRPCEHFIGVVHVDDTTSLSLKNAIEALLLSHGLSLTQIRGQGYDGASNMKGDIKGLKTLIMQESPSAYYIYCFAHQLQLVLVAVAKGNTDCSFFFYQVSILLNIVGVSCKRHDMLRNARLENVKKALDCGEIESGTGLHQEMGLPRPGDTRWGSHYKTICSIITMYESIHDVLVDLGDDSTYKDDWTKIHFVTGAFETFEFVFFAHLMYIILGYTNELSECLQRREQDILNAVSLVNVAKKRMQELRSNGWDNFLERVTSFCDKHGVDVPAMDGDYVPYGKSARKSRARKQTNDDHFRREVYIGVIDQISQELDNRFDEINMELMSCMAAFNPSNSFESFDAQKLRRLAKFYPKDFSNNNLLRLELQLDNYIDDIRKDDRFKGLDNIVDLSFKLVQTKRHKVYDMVYELLKLVLLLPVATASVERVFSAMVLVKTKLRNKMGDSLLDDCLVTFIERDIFFEVDEDDIIETFMSLRKRRIKTSL; the protein is encoded by the coding sequence ATGAAGAGAGACGGGAacattgcatctctttttcagaAGCATGAAGCAAAGAGGAAGGCAGCAACAGCTGCTACTACTTCTAATCGTTCTTCTGATCCGGTTGTACCTGTGGTGGAAGAGCAAACTCGTGAGAGAGTAGTTGAGGAAATTGAAACTCATATCctagcgccaccaccaccgccaccaccgcagcCGTCTTCTGTGCCACCAGTTTATGACATCAATCGCCTTCCACAAGATCCAGGTGAAAGACGTCCCATTCTTAGTTATCCTACtaatgatcaagatgcaattcGAAGAGCATATATTACTAAAGGTCCATTCAAGCCTTTTGCACATGATTTTTCGAAAACAAAGATTTCAGGAATAAATCGTCAATTCAATTATTGTTGGATGTACAATCATGAATGGATTGAATATAGTATTAAAAAGGATGCTGTATTTTGCTTTATATGCTACTTGTTCAAGAAGGGCACAGGGTCAGAGGCATTTACTGTTGATGGCTGGAATAATTGGTATATAGGAGAGAAGGCACTTCTCAAACATTTGGGTTCCAAGTCACATATCGCAGCTCAAGAGAGATATATTGGCTTTACAAATCCCAAGGTAGCAATTGATTATAATATTCAGAAGTGGAGTGATGAGGATCTTCGACTTTATAAGAAAAGGTTGACTTATTCACTTAGGTGTatcaagtttcttttgcatcaaGGGTTGGCGtttcgtggacatgatgaaaGTAAAGAATCTAGCAACAGAGGGAACTTCATTGAACTTTTGAAATTTCTTGCCGGAAATAGTGAAGAAGTGAATAAGTATGTTTTGGAGAATGCTCCAGGTAACTGTACCTTAACTAGCCCAGACATACAAAAGCAAATTATTCACTGTTGTGccctagaaactagaaagaaaataattgaagaacttgGTGATGAGCCTTATGCAATTTTAGCTGATGAGTCTAGTGATATATCACATAAAGAACAACTAGCTCTTTGCTTGCGTTATGTTGATAAATTGGGAAGGCCATGTGAGCATTTTATTGGAGTTGTTCATGTAGATGATACTACCTCTTTATCACTGAAGAATGCAATTGAAGCTTTACTTTTAAGTCATGGCTTGAGTTTGACTCAAATCCGTGGTCAAGGATATGATGGGGCTAGCAACATGAAAGGAGATATTAAAGGGTTGAAAACATTGATCATGCAAGAATCACCTTCTGCTTATTATATTTATTGTTTTGCTCATCAACTCCAATTGgttcttgttgctgttgctaAAGGAAATACTGATTGTAGCTTCTTTTTTTATCAAGTATCTATCTTGTTGAATATTGTTGGAGTTTCTTGTAAGCGCCATGACATGCTTAGAAATGCAAGGCTTGAGAATGTCAAGAAAGCACTTGACTGTGGTGAAATTGAATCTGGAACTGGATTACATCAAGAGATGGGTTTGCCTAGACCTGGAGATACTCGATGGGGATCTCATTACAAAACCATATGCAGCATCATTACTATGTATGAATCAATCCACGATGTACTGGTTGATCTTGGGGATGATTCGACATATAAGGATGATTGGACCAAAATACATTTTGTGACGGGAGCATTTGAGacctttgagtttgttttctttgCACACTTAATGTATATTattcttggatacacaaatgagttATCTGAGTGTTTGCAAAGAAGGGAGCAAGACATTCTTAATGCAGTATCACTTGTTAATGTGGCAAAGAAAAGAATGCAAGAATTGAGGTCAAATGGCTGGGATAATTTTCTTGAGAGGGTCACCTCATTTTGTGATAAACATGGTGTTGATGTTCCtgctatggatggtgattatgtTCCTTATGGAAAATCAGCAAGGAAATCTCGTGCTCGAAAGCAAACCAATGATGACCACTTTAGAAGAGAAGTATATATTGGCGTCATTGATCAAATAAGTCAAGAACTTGATAATCGGTTTGATGAGATTAACATGGAGTTGATGTCTTGTATGGCAGCCTTCAATCCTTCTAATTCATTTGAGTCTTTTGATGCACAGAAGCTACGCAGACTAGCTAAGTTCTACCCAAAGGACTTCTCAAATAATAATTTGCTCAGACTTGAATTGCAGCTagataattatattgatgacatcAGGAAGGATGATAGATTCAAAGGTCTAGACAATATTGTTGACCTCTCATTTAAGCTTGTCCAAACAAAGAGGCATAAAGTGTATGATATGGTCTATGAGCTTCTTAAATTGGTATTGCTTCTACCTGTGGCAACAGCAAGTGTTGAAAGGGTGTTTTCTGCAATGGTTTTAGTGAAAACAAAGTTACGAAATAAGATGGGAGATAGTCTTTTGGATGATTGTCTAGTCACTTTTATTGAGCGAGATATTTTCTTTGAAGTTGATGAAGATGATATAATTGAGACATTTATGTCCCTTCGGAAGCGTCGAATAAAAACGTCATTATAG